Proteins from a genomic interval of Indicator indicator isolate 239-I01 chromosome 1, UM_Iind_1.1, whole genome shotgun sequence:
- the GPR15 gene encoding G-protein coupled receptor 15: MRTDQTEMELTQLSPVTTVTFNYDYYDDDNCQYQHLQHMSTFLSILYTAVFLVGTVGNGILILALIFRRQVQRLIDIFIINLAASDFIFLITLPFWVDMEASDGSWRVGSFLCKASSYVISVNMYCSILLLTCMSADRYLAIMHPSIARQVRTRSYSSRLCICVWFLSCCLGMPTLLSRELKKQYGKTYCTDKAVTEAKQIMSLMLLILAFFFPLLSILTFYCTITRRLCVHYQRAGKHGKKLRKSIKIVFIVVAAFVISWVPFNLFKLMAIILGLLKQPDCFPNMVAQLGMKVSSPFAFANSCANPFIYYCFDSCIRRAMLRWLCPWVKISSSSTNCDTLDTRLSHSLSLSPAGEHAARKRKRSVSL, from the coding sequence ATGAGGACAGATCAGACAGAAATGGAACTCACCCAGCTTTCACCTGTGACTACAGTCACTTTTAACTATGACTACTATGACGATGACAACTGCCAGTATCAGCATCTGCAGCACATGTCTACTTTCCTCTCTATCCTGTACACTGCTGTGTTCCTGGTGGGCACAGTTGGCAACGGCATCCTGATATTAGCCTTGATCTTCAGGCGACAGGTCCAGAGGCTCATCGACATCTTTATTATAAACCTTGCTGCATCCGACTTCATCTTCCTCATCACATTGCCGTTCTGGGTGGACATGGAAGCATCGGATGGCAGCTGGAGGGTAGGATCTTTCCTCTGTAAAGCCAGTTCCTATGTCATCTCAGTCAACATGTactgcagcatcctcctcctcacttgCATGAGTGCTGACCGGTACCTTGCTATCATGCATCCTTCTATTGCTAGACAGGTCAGAACAAGATCCTACTCCAGTCGACTCTGTATCTGTGTCTGGTTCTTATCCTGCTGCTTAGGGATGCCAACCCTTTTGTCCAGAGAACTGAAGAAGCAATATGGAAAGACTTATTGCACAGACAAAGCTGTGACAGAAGCCAAACAGATCATGTCACTAATGCTTTTAATTCTGGCCTTCTTCTTCCCACTCTTGAGCATCTTAACCTTTTACTGCACCATCACCAGGAGACTCTGTGTGCATTACCAGAGAGCTGGGAAACATGGTAAGAAACTGAGAAAGTCCATCAAGATCGTCTTCATTGTAGTGGCTGCTTTTGTtatctcctgggttccattcAATCTTTTCAAGCTCATGGCAATCATTCTGGGACTTCTGAAGCAGCCTGACTGTTTTCCCAACATGGTTGCCCAGCTGGGCATGAAGGTGAGCAGTCCTTTTGCTTTTGCCAATAGCTGTGCAAACCCTTTCATTTACTATTGTTTTGACAGCTGCATCCGCAGAGCCATGCTCCGGTGGCTGTGCCCATGGGTgaaaatcagcagcagcagcaccaactGTGATACTCTGGACACCCGCCTGAGCCACTCCTTATCCTTATCCCCAGCAGGGGAGCACGCTGCTAGGAAGAGAAAGCGCTCTGTGTCCCTCTGA